From a single Polynucleobacter asymbioticus QLW-P1DMWA-1 genomic region:
- the iscA gene encoding iron-sulfur cluster assembly protein IscA — MAITLTDKAAKHVNRNLEKRGKGCGLRLGVRTTGCSGLAYQLEYVDEPAPEDQVFESNGVKVFIDPKSLAYLDGTELDFVREGLNEGFKFQNPNVKDECGCGESFRV; from the coding sequence ATGGCAATTACCTTAACTGACAAAGCTGCAAAGCACGTTAACCGTAATCTAGAGAAGCGCGGCAAGGGTTGTGGACTCCGATTAGGTGTTCGCACCACCGGCTGCTCTGGTTTGGCCTATCAATTGGAATACGTAGATGAGCCTGCTCCTGAGGATCAGGTTTTTGAGTCCAATGGCGTTAAGGTATTTATCGATCCAAAGAGCTTGGCTTACTTGGATGGAACGGAATTAGATTTTGTACGCGAGGGTTTGAACGAGGGATTTAAGTTTCAAAATCCAAACGTAAAAGATGAGTGTGGTTGTGGCGAATCATTCCGCGTCTGA
- a CDS encoding Fe-S cluster assembly transcription factor, with product MRLTTKGRFAVTAMIDLALRETHGPVTLAGISQRQKISLSYLEQLFGKLRRFNIVESTRGPGGGYTLARPSNEVSVADIIVAVDEPLDATQCGGKGNCHSEEDTHGRCMTHDLWSNLNSKMVEYLSSVSLKDLVQQQEGRGIVIQDMRQKKMKVDGVKAEKPAPALAAKKEIAPKAHLVNSVFNLVRQT from the coding sequence ATGAGACTTACAACCAAAGGTCGTTTTGCAGTAACCGCAATGATAGATTTAGCCCTGCGTGAAACGCATGGCCCTGTAACTTTGGCTGGAATTAGCCAAAGACAAAAGATTTCCCTTTCTTACCTCGAGCAGTTGTTCGGCAAATTGCGCCGCTTCAACATCGTAGAGAGTACTCGTGGACCTGGGGGTGGATATACCTTAGCGCGGCCATCTAATGAGGTGAGTGTTGCAGACATCATCGTGGCTGTTGATGAGCCCTTAGATGCTACCCAATGTGGTGGCAAAGGAAATTGTCATAGCGAAGAAGACACTCATGGTCGTTGTATGACACATGATCTGTGGAGCAACCTCAACTCCAAGATGGTGGAGTACTTAAGTTCAGTGAGCTTAAAAGATTTAGTGCAGCAGCAAGAAGGGCGCGGTATTGTGATTCAAGATATGCGCCAAAAGAAAATGAAAGTTGACGGTGTAAAAGCGGAAAAGCCAGCTCCTGCATTGGCAGCAAAAAAAGAGATTGCACCAAAAGCGCATTTAGTTAATTCTGTTTTTAATTTGGTGCGACAAACCTAG
- a CDS encoding amino acid aminotransferase, with the protein MTLFASVQLAPKDPIFGLTEAYVADQRADKVNLGVGVYYTDEGKVPLLKAVIQAEEAIVAKHSPRSYIPIEGPNPYNSAVQNLLFGAESALIKDGRVVTAECLGGTGALRVGADFIKRLNLNAPCAISNPTWENHRGIFESAGFEVVEYTYFDGKTRGVDFDGMVKSLESFPKNTTVLLHACCHNPTGADITEAQWRQVIDICKNKSLIPFLDMAYQGFAAGIEQDGIAVRLFAESGMSFFVSSSFSKSFSLYGERVGALSIVTQSKDESTRVLSQLKRVIRTNYSNPPTHGAAIAAAVLNSPELRKLWEDELAEMRDRIKAMRQGLVKKLAEAGVKQDFAFIEKQRGMFSYSGLTAEQVERLQKEDGIYALSTGRICVAALNTKNIDKVAKAIARVLA; encoded by the coding sequence ATGACCCTGTTTGCCTCAGTCCAATTAGCCCCTAAAGATCCGATATTCGGCCTCACAGAAGCCTACGTTGCCGATCAACGTGCAGACAAAGTAAATCTAGGTGTGGGCGTGTATTACACCGATGAAGGCAAGGTACCGCTTTTAAAAGCAGTCATTCAGGCTGAAGAAGCGATCGTCGCGAAGCATTCCCCACGCAGCTACATTCCTATTGAAGGTCCAAACCCATACAACAGCGCGGTGCAAAACTTATTATTCGGCGCAGAGTCTGCCCTGATTAAAGATGGTCGCGTTGTTACTGCTGAATGTTTAGGTGGTACAGGTGCATTGCGCGTTGGTGCTGACTTTATTAAACGTTTGAATTTAAATGCACCTTGCGCAATCAGCAATCCTACTTGGGAAAACCATCGCGGCATTTTTGAATCTGCTGGTTTTGAAGTGGTGGAGTACACCTACTTTGATGGCAAAACTCGCGGTGTAGATTTTGATGGCATGGTGAAGTCATTGGAGTCATTTCCTAAAAACACGACCGTGCTCTTGCATGCTTGCTGTCACAACCCTACTGGTGCTGACATTACAGAAGCGCAATGGCGTCAAGTGATCGATATTTGCAAGAACAAAAGTTTGATTCCATTCTTAGATATGGCATACCAAGGCTTTGCAGCTGGTATTGAGCAAGATGGTATTGCTGTTCGCCTCTTCGCCGAGTCTGGAATGTCATTCTTTGTTTCAAGCTCATTCTCTAAGTCTTTCTCACTCTACGGCGAGCGCGTAGGCGCACTGTCTATCGTGACCCAAAGCAAAGATGAGTCAACTCGCGTGCTTTCACAATTAAAGCGCGTGATTCGTACCAACTATTCCAATCCGCCAACCCATGGTGCTGCTATTGCAGCTGCTGTGTTGAACTCACCTGAGCTACGTAAGCTTTGGGAAGATGAGTTGGCAGAGATGCGTGACCGTATTAAAGCGATGCGCCAAGGTCTAGTTAAAAAGCTAGCTGAAGCAGGCGTCAAGCAAGACTTTGCTTTCATTGAAAAGCAACGCGGAATGTTTTCTTACTCAGGTTTAACAGCTGAGCAAGTAGAGCGCTTACAGAAAGAAGATGGCATTTATGCCCTCTCTACTGGACGCATTTGTGTGGCAGCCCTCAATACTAAAAATATTGATAAAGTGGCTAAAGCAATCGCCCGCGTCTTAGCGTAA
- a CDS encoding polyhydroxyalkanoate depolymerase → MLYQLHEFQKALLQPVSSWARAASEAFINASNPASKVPGSERLAASYELLYRLGKNYKKPEFGIRSVMAHGREVAIHERTAVAKPFCNLVRFKRFSDDVEVIKKLKEDPVVLVVAPMSGHHSTLLRDTVRTLLQDHKVYITDWIDARLVPLEDGEFGLDDYVHYVQEFIRTIGAEDLHVISVCQPTVPTLGAISLMASAGEKTPASMIMMGGPIDARKSPTAVNNLAEQKSHEWFESHVIYNVPPNYPAAGRRVYPGFLQHTGFIAMNPQNHLQSHWDYFQNLVRGDEQDAESHIRFYDEYNAVLDLDAKFYLDTIKTVFQDYSLPNGTWEVSGKLVKPQDIKKTALLTVEGELDDISGSGQTRSAHALCAGIPKEHKDHYEVAGAGHYGIFAGRRWREKVYPKIKSFIREHHPAQRKTKARLPKLDAK, encoded by the coding sequence ATGCTATATCAGTTACATGAATTTCAAAAAGCCTTACTTCAACCAGTAAGCTCATGGGCGCGCGCAGCCTCAGAAGCTTTTATTAATGCTTCAAACCCAGCCTCCAAGGTTCCCGGTTCAGAGCGTTTAGCGGCCAGCTATGAATTACTCTATCGCTTAGGTAAAAACTACAAAAAGCCAGAGTTTGGAATTCGCTCAGTGATGGCGCATGGCCGTGAAGTAGCTATTCATGAAAGAACGGCTGTTGCAAAACCGTTTTGCAACTTAGTTCGCTTCAAGCGTTTCTCCGATGATGTTGAAGTCATCAAAAAGCTTAAAGAAGATCCGGTTGTTTTAGTGGTCGCGCCCATGTCTGGACATCACTCCACATTATTGCGTGATACCGTTCGCACCCTTTTGCAAGATCACAAGGTTTACATTACCGACTGGATTGATGCACGCCTAGTTCCACTTGAAGATGGTGAATTTGGTTTAGATGACTATGTGCACTATGTTCAAGAATTTATTCGCACGATTGGCGCAGAAGATCTGCACGTCATTTCCGTATGCCAACCAACAGTACCCACATTAGGCGCAATTTCTTTGATGGCTTCTGCTGGTGAGAAAACGCCTGCATCCATGATCATGATGGGCGGTCCGATTGATGCTCGTAAATCACCTACTGCGGTGAACAACTTAGCCGAACAAAAATCACATGAGTGGTTTGAGAGTCATGTGATTTATAACGTGCCACCAAATTACCCAGCAGCAGGCCGTCGCGTGTATCCAGGCTTCTTGCAACACACTGGCTTTATTGCCATGAACCCACAAAACCACTTGCAGTCTCACTGGGATTATTTCCAGAACTTGGTGCGTGGTGATGAGCAAGATGCTGAATCACATATTCGCTTCTACGATGAGTACAACGCGGTATTAGATCTTGATGCCAAATTCTATCTAGACACCATCAAAACAGTATTCCAAGACTATTCATTACCAAATGGTACATGGGAAGTTTCTGGAAAATTAGTGAAGCCTCAAGATATTAAGAAGACTGCACTTCTCACAGTTGAGGGTGAGTTGGATGATATTTCTGGCAGTGGTCAGACCCGCTCAGCACATGCTTTATGTGCAGGTATTCCAAAAGAGCATAAAGATCATTATGAAGTTGCTGGTGCTGGTCACTACGGCATCTTTGCTGGTCGTCGTTGGCGTGAAAAGGTTTATCCAAAAATTAAATCCTTTATTCGTGAACATCATCCGGCCCAAAGAAAAACCAAAGCGCGCCTACCAAAGTTAGACGCGAAGTAA
- the hscB gene encoding Fe-S protein assembly co-chaperone HscB, which translates to MANHSASDDYFRFFGLNQQFTIDLPALDQAYLAIQKEVHPDRHARGSETDQRLAMQMATLANTAFQTLKNPIQRGLYLCQLHGVDAKLETNTAMPAAFLMKQMEWRENLDEQAEDLPALESLMAEVEQSKTDTLAEITQAIDGAKNYQRGAELLRGLLFIDKFAVELDDTIAALI; encoded by the coding sequence GTGGCGAATCATTCCGCGTCTGACGATTACTTTCGTTTCTTTGGATTAAATCAGCAATTCACCATTGATTTGCCTGCCTTAGATCAGGCATATCTTGCAATACAGAAAGAAGTTCATCCAGATCGTCATGCTCGTGGCAGTGAAACGGATCAACGCCTCGCCATGCAAATGGCCACTCTAGCCAATACCGCTTTTCAAACTCTAAAAAATCCCATACAGCGTGGCTTATATCTATGCCAACTTCATGGTGTAGACGCAAAGCTAGAAACTAATACTGCAATGCCAGCAGCTTTCCTTATGAAGCAAATGGAATGGCGCGAGAATCTGGATGAGCAAGCAGAAGATTTGCCAGCTCTAGAGTCCTTGATGGCTGAGGTTGAGCAATCTAAGACTGATACCCTTGCTGAGATTACTCAAGCCATCGATGGGGCTAAAAATTATCAGCGCGGAGCAGAGCTTTTGCGCGGCTTGTTGTTTATCGATAAGTTTGCCGTTGAGCTTGATGACACTATTGCGGCCCTGATTTAG
- the uvrB gene encoding excinuclease ABC subunit UvrB — translation MIAEMPPKSPKTASNSLPKEEAKKPVADPLGEAGHDLDPAKFVTFPDSPYHLYQPFPPAGDQPQAIDALVEGIEDGLTFQTLLGVTGSGKTFTMANVIARTGRPAIIFAPNKTLAAQLYSEFREFFPRNAVEYFVSYYDYYQPEAYVPQRDLFIEKDSSINEHIEQMRLSATKSLLERRDVIIVATVSAIYGIGNPGDYHSMVMTLRPGDKMSQRDILMRLIAMQYDRNETDFKRGVFRVRGDTIDIFPAEHNELAVRVELFDDVVESLQFFDPLTGKIRQKIPRFTVYPSSHYVTPRETVLKAIETIKVELRTRLDEFVKDGKLVEAQRLEQRTRFDLEMLNELGFCKGIENYSRHLSGAAPGEAPPTLVDYLPNDALMFLDESHVLIGQLNAMYNGDKSRKHTLVEFGFRLPSAMDNRPLKFTEFETKMRQTIFVSATPADYEKAHQGQVVEQVARPTGLVDPEIEVLPASTQVDDLLSQIHERVKVHERVLVTVLTKRMAEQLTDYLSDNGVKVRYVHSDIDTVERVEILRDLRLGVFDVLVGINLLREGLDIPEVSLVAILDADKEGFLRSERSLIQTIGRAARNVRGKAILYADRITDSMKRAMGETERRRTKQIAFNKLHGIEPKGVKKRIKDIIDGVYDVKEKRHEMQTEQERARYEDMGEKDLAAEIKRLEKQMNSEAKNLEFEKAASTRDRLTKVKEMAFGARSRDSIS, via the coding sequence ATGATAGCCGAGATGCCCCCTAAGTCGCCGAAAACTGCTTCAAATTCATTGCCTAAAGAAGAGGCAAAAAAGCCGGTCGCCGATCCATTGGGCGAGGCAGGTCATGACCTAGATCCTGCTAAATTCGTCACCTTTCCGGACTCTCCTTACCATCTTTACCAGCCTTTCCCGCCTGCAGGGGACCAGCCCCAGGCGATTGATGCCTTAGTTGAGGGCATTGAGGATGGGTTGACCTTTCAGACGCTGTTGGGGGTTACGGGCTCGGGAAAGACCTTCACGATGGCTAATGTGATCGCTAGGACGGGGCGTCCAGCCATCATTTTTGCCCCAAATAAGACCTTGGCGGCCCAGCTTTATAGCGAATTTCGGGAATTTTTCCCTAGAAATGCGGTTGAGTACTTCGTGAGTTACTACGATTACTACCAACCAGAGGCCTACGTTCCCCAGCGTGACCTCTTTATTGAAAAAGACTCTTCTATTAATGAGCATATTGAGCAGATGCGTTTGTCTGCTACTAAGAGTCTTTTAGAGCGTCGCGACGTCATCATTGTTGCTACGGTTTCTGCAATCTACGGCATTGGTAATCCGGGCGACTATCACAGCATGGTGATGACGCTGCGTCCCGGTGACAAAATGAGTCAACGTGATATTTTGATGCGTCTGATTGCGATGCAGTATGACCGCAATGAAACGGATTTCAAGCGCGGCGTATTTCGAGTACGTGGCGATACGATTGATATTTTTCCTGCTGAACATAATGAGTTGGCAGTGCGAGTTGAATTGTTTGATGATGTAGTGGAGAGCCTGCAATTTTTTGATCCACTCACTGGAAAAATTCGCCAGAAGATTCCACGCTTTACTGTTTACCCAAGTTCACATTACGTCACCCCTCGTGAAACAGTTCTCAAGGCAATTGAAACTATCAAAGTAGAGTTACGCACTCGCTTGGATGAATTTGTTAAAGATGGAAAGTTGGTGGAAGCACAGCGCCTAGAGCAGCGTACGCGTTTTGATTTAGAAATGCTCAATGAGCTTGGATTCTGTAAGGGGATTGAGAACTACTCTCGCCACCTATCTGGGGCCGCCCCAGGCGAAGCACCGCCTACCTTGGTGGACTACCTTCCCAATGACGCCTTGATGTTTTTGGATGAAAGTCACGTCTTAATTGGCCAGCTCAATGCGATGTATAACGGCGATAAATCTCGCAAACATACCTTGGTTGAATTTGGATTTCGCTTGCCTTCAGCAATGGATAACCGCCCATTGAAATTCACTGAATTTGAAACCAAGATGCGTCAAACCATTTTTGTTTCTGCAACACCAGCTGATTATGAAAAGGCGCACCAAGGACAAGTGGTTGAGCAAGTAGCAAGACCAACCGGATTGGTTGATCCTGAAATTGAAGTCTTGCCTGCAAGTACACAGGTAGATGATTTACTCAGTCAAATTCATGAACGCGTTAAAGTTCATGAGCGGGTGTTAGTGACCGTGTTGACTAAGCGCATGGCTGAACAATTAACGGACTACCTTTCCGACAATGGTGTGAAGGTGCGCTATGTGCATTCGGATATCGATACGGTAGAGCGCGTTGAAATTTTGCGTGACTTACGTTTAGGTGTGTTCGATGTGCTGGTGGGTATTAATTTATTGCGTGAAGGTTTGGATATTCCAGAGGTTTCTTTAGTGGCCATTTTGGATGCTGATAAAGAGGGCTTCTTACGATCTGAGCGCTCATTAATTCAGACCATTGGCCGGGCAGCCCGAAATGTACGCGGCAAAGCCATCTTGTATGCAGATCGGATTACCGACTCCATGAAACGTGCGATGGGAGAGACCGAAAGGCGCCGCACTAAGCAAATTGCCTTTAATAAGCTGCATGGAATTGAGCCAAAAGGGGTGAAAAAGCGGATTAAAGACATTATTGACGGTGTTTATGACGTCAAGGAGAAGCGCCATGAGATGCAAACTGAGCAGGAGCGGGCTCGGTACGAGGATATGGGCGAGAAGGACTTAGCCGCTGAAATCAAGCGTTTAGAGAAGCAAATGAACTCTGAGGCCAAGAATCTCGAGTTTGAAAAGGCTGCCAGCACCCGTGATCGCCTAACCAAGGTCAAAGAAATGGCCTTTGGCGCTAGATCAAGAGATTCCATCTCTTAA
- the rsxB gene encoding electron transport complex subunit RsxB: MKTIQAQELSNRLDDVLPQTQCTKCGYPDCRSYAEAMAQGDVLPNRCPPGGVEGVKRLSAILSPIYPQDAFDLHPYVNPECGEERPRAVAFIDPQKCIGCTLCIQACPVDAIIGASKQMHVVLDACCTGCDLCIPPCPVDCISMINVTGSSTGWDAWSPELAHLSRERYNERELRLDREQKDNDERLAKKAQAKLAAVNAEQPSSIDEENEKERKRAIIAAAIARAQLKK; encoded by the coding sequence ATGAAGACTATCCAGGCGCAAGAATTAAGCAATCGCCTAGATGATGTTCTTCCGCAAACCCAATGCACTAAATGCGGTTACCCAGACTGTCGGTCTTACGCCGAAGCCATGGCACAAGGAGATGTACTTCCAAATCGCTGTCCTCCAGGAGGGGTTGAAGGCGTCAAACGCTTGAGCGCCATTCTCAGCCCCATTTATCCCCAGGATGCATTTGATCTTCATCCCTACGTCAACCCTGAGTGTGGCGAAGAGCGCCCTAGAGCAGTTGCATTCATTGACCCCCAAAAATGCATTGGATGCACCTTATGCATTCAAGCCTGTCCAGTTGATGCCATCATTGGCGCCTCTAAGCAAATGCATGTCGTTTTAGATGCTTGTTGTACAGGCTGTGATCTCTGTATTCCACCGTGTCCGGTTGATTGCATCAGCATGATCAATGTCACTGGTAGCTCCACTGGCTGGGATGCCTGGTCTCCTGAGTTAGCCCATCTCTCTCGCGAACGTTACAACGAACGAGAATTAAGGCTAGATCGCGAACAAAAAGATAATGATGAACGACTTGCGAAAAAGGCTCAGGCCAAATTAGCGGCAGTTAATGCAGAACAACCGTCCTCGATTGATGAAGAAAATGAAAAAGAGCGTAAGCGCGCCATTATTGCTGCAGCGATTGCCAGAGCACAACTGAAAAAATGA
- the fdx gene encoding ISC system 2Fe-2S type ferredoxin gives MTQIVVLPHSEYCPEGAVVEVAPGTSICEALLENDIPIEHACDMVCACTTCHVIVKEGYQSLNPPDENEEDLLDRAWGLNPQSRLSCQAIVARDDLVIEIPKYSINHAKENH, from the coding sequence ATGACTCAAATTGTTGTTCTTCCCCATAGTGAGTACTGCCCTGAAGGTGCAGTTGTTGAAGTGGCGCCGGGTACTTCGATTTGTGAGGCACTATTAGAGAATGACATTCCCATTGAGCATGCATGCGATATGGTCTGCGCATGCACTACCTGCCATGTGATCGTAAAAGAGGGCTATCAGAGCCTCAATCCACCCGATGAAAACGAGGAAGACTTGCTTGATCGTGCTTGGGGCCTGAACCCACAATCGCGTCTTTCATGCCAAGCGATAGTTGCCAGGGATGATTTGGTGATCGAAATCCCGAAATATTCAATTAATCACGCTAAAGAGAACCATTAA
- the hscA gene encoding Fe-S protein assembly chaperone HscA, with translation MALLQISEPGKSLAPHQRRIAVGIDLGTTNSLVAIVQDALPKVLPDEQGRELLPSVVRYLPNGRTQAGFEALESVVIDPKNTILSVKRFMGRGISDVENIESAPYDFVDQPGMLKLRTVAGDKSPIEVSAEILARLRQLAEDSVNDDIVGAVITVPAYFDDAQRQATKDAAKLAGIEVLRLLNEPTAAAIAYGLDNATEGVYAVYDLGGGTFDISILRMSKGVFEVLSTGGDSALGGDDFDHRLYCWVIEQAKLPPLSIHDHRTLLQACKHAKELLSHNPLARVHETLADGTVVNVGISQAQLFEITQNLVSKTLVACKKALRDAGLKAEDIKGVVMVGGSTRMPNVQRAVGELFGTKPLNNLNPDQVVALGAAMQADLLAGNQSKDDEWLLLDVIPLSLGIETMGGLVEKIIPRNTPIPVARAQDFTTFKDGQTALAIQVVQGERELAQDCRSLGRFELRGIPPMAAGAARIRVTFQVDADGLLSVSATEIGSGVKASIDIKPSYGLTDGEITRMLQEGFSSAKEDLLARSLREEQVSAQRLLDAVQTALSTDRALLNEQEQAAIDQEMAQLQKILNEETDSSVVRKAVDHAAKATDEFAQKRMNASIQKALSGKNVAEI, from the coding sequence ATGGCTTTATTACAAATTTCAGAACCCGGTAAGTCACTAGCGCCTCACCAGCGCCGTATTGCTGTTGGCATTGATTTGGGCACGACCAATTCATTAGTGGCCATTGTTCAAGATGCTTTACCAAAAGTGTTGCCTGACGAACAGGGGCGTGAACTACTTCCTTCGGTTGTTCGTTATTTACCCAATGGGCGAACCCAGGCGGGTTTTGAAGCGCTTGAGAGTGTAGTGATTGATCCCAAGAATACGATTCTTTCAGTAAAGCGTTTTATGGGGCGCGGCATAAGCGATGTTGAGAATATTGAAAGTGCTCCCTATGACTTTGTTGATCAGCCTGGCATGCTTAAGCTGAGAACAGTTGCTGGTGACAAAAGCCCTATTGAAGTTTCCGCTGAAATCTTAGCGCGTTTACGCCAGCTAGCCGAAGATTCTGTTAATGATGACATCGTTGGCGCTGTGATTACAGTTCCAGCCTATTTTGATGATGCGCAGAGACAAGCAACCAAAGATGCTGCTAAGTTGGCTGGTATTGAAGTGTTGCGATTGCTTAATGAGCCTACTGCCGCAGCGATTGCATATGGCTTAGATAACGCTACAGAAGGTGTGTACGCAGTTTATGACTTAGGTGGCGGTACTTTTGACATCTCCATATTGCGCATGAGCAAGGGTGTCTTTGAAGTACTCTCTACTGGTGGCGACTCTGCCTTAGGTGGAGATGACTTTGATCATCGCTTGTATTGCTGGGTAATCGAGCAAGCCAAGTTGCCCCCATTGTCGATACATGATCATCGCACCTTATTGCAGGCATGTAAGCATGCCAAAGAGTTGCTGAGCCATAACCCACTGGCACGAGTTCATGAGACGCTAGCAGACGGTACAGTAGTCAATGTCGGTATAAGCCAAGCTCAGTTATTTGAGATTACACAGAACTTAGTGAGTAAGACCTTGGTAGCCTGCAAAAAAGCATTACGCGATGCTGGTTTAAAAGCAGAAGATATTAAAGGCGTTGTGATGGTGGGTGGCTCCACGCGGATGCCTAATGTGCAGCGCGCTGTAGGCGAGTTGTTTGGTACAAAGCCCTTAAATAATCTCAATCCAGATCAAGTGGTTGCCTTAGGTGCTGCGATGCAAGCAGACTTATTGGCTGGTAATCAAAGTAAGGATGACGAGTGGTTGTTGTTAGATGTCATTCCGCTTTCACTTGGCATTGAAACCATGGGTGGCTTGGTAGAAAAAATTATTCCTCGCAATACTCCTATCCCAGTTGCTAGAGCGCAAGATTTCACCACCTTTAAAGATGGTCAAACTGCATTAGCAATTCAGGTGGTGCAGGGTGAACGCGAATTAGCGCAAGATTGCCGCTCCTTAGGGCGCTTTGAGTTGCGCGGTATTCCACCGATGGCAGCCGGCGCAGCCCGTATTCGGGTGACTTTCCAGGTCGATGCTGATGGCCTTTTATCGGTAAGCGCTACGGAAATAGGTTCCGGCGTGAAAGCCTCTATCGATATTAAGCCTTCCTATGGTTTAACTGATGGCGAGATTACTCGTATGCTTCAAGAAGGTTTCTCATCAGCAAAAGAAGATTTATTGGCAAGATCGTTGCGTGAAGAACAAGTGAGTGCACAGCGCTTATTAGATGCAGTGCAAACAGCTTTAAGTACGGATCGCGCATTACTTAATGAGCAAGAGCAAGCAGCCATTGATCAAGAGATGGCTCAGTTGCAAAAGATTTTGAATGAAGAAACTGATAGTTCAGTTGTTCGCAAAGCAGTTGATCACGCCGCTAAAGCAACCGATGAATTTGCCCAAAAGCGTATGAACGCTAGTATTCAAAAAGCACTATCTGGCAAGAATGTTGCTGAGATTTAA
- a CDS encoding IscS subfamily cysteine desulfurase: MNAPQDIPQQPVPMFSPKHFPVYMDYSATTPIDPRVVDKMLPYLREQFGNAASRSHAYGWAAEEAVEWARSEVAQLVHADPREIVFTSGATESINLALKGAAHFYKERGNHIITVKTEHKATLDTCRELEREGFEVTYLDVLPNGLIDYAQLEAAMKPGTILASVMYVNNEIGVVQDIPRIGDLCRSRGVIFHVDAAQATGKVEIDLEKIKVDLMSFSAHKTYGPKGIGALFVRRKPRIRIEAQIHGGGHERGMRSGTLAVHQIVGMGEAFRIARIEMAEENKRIRALRDRLLNGLKDIEEVYVNGDMDNRVPHNLNISFNYVEGESMLMALKDLAISSGSACTSASLEPSYVLRALGRNDELAHSSIRFTLGRFTTEEEVDFTIKLVKEKIAKLRELSPLWEMYKDGIDISTIQWAAH, translated from the coding sequence ATGAACGCACCACAAGACATTCCACAACAACCGGTTCCTATGTTTAGCCCTAAACACTTTCCTGTGTATATGGACTATTCCGCTACAACGCCGATTGATCCTCGCGTGGTCGATAAAATGCTGCCTTACTTGCGCGAGCAATTTGGTAATGCGGCTTCTCGTAGCCATGCCTATGGCTGGGCTGCTGAGGAAGCTGTTGAGTGGGCGCGTTCAGAGGTTGCCCAGTTAGTTCATGCTGATCCAAGAGAGATTGTCTTTACTAGCGGTGCTACTGAAAGTATTAACTTGGCCCTCAAAGGCGCTGCGCACTTTTATAAAGAGCGTGGCAATCACATCATCACCGTTAAAACAGAGCACAAGGCAACCTTAGATACTTGTCGTGAGCTCGAGCGCGAAGGTTTTGAAGTGACTTATTTGGATGTATTGCCAAATGGATTAATTGATTACGCTCAGCTTGAGGCTGCCATGAAGCCAGGAACTATTTTGGCTTCGGTAATGTATGTCAATAATGAAATTGGTGTAGTGCAAGATATTCCTCGCATTGGCGATCTCTGCCGTTCGCGTGGTGTCATTTTTCATGTGGATGCAGCGCAAGCAACCGGTAAGGTTGAGATTGATTTAGAAAAAATCAAAGTTGACCTCATGAGCTTTTCTGCTCATAAGACTTATGGGCCTAAAGGCATTGGCGCTTTGTTTGTGCGTCGCAAGCCACGTATCCGTATTGAGGCGCAGATCCATGGTGGTGGTCATGAGCGCGGTATGCGTTCTGGCACCTTGGCAGTTCACCAGATCGTTGGTATGGGTGAAGCATTCCGCATTGCCCGGATTGAGATGGCCGAAGAAAACAAACGTATCCGTGCCTTACGTGACCGTTTGTTAAATGGCTTGAAAGATATTGAAGAGGTCTATGTCAATGGCGATATGGACAACCGTGTTCCCCATAACCTGAATATTAGCTTTAACTATGTTGAAGGTGAATCCATGTTGATGGCCCTGAAGGATTTAGCAATCTCTTCTGGTTCAGCCTGCACTTCTGCCTCTTTAGAGCCCTCATATGTGTTGCGCGCCTTGGGCCGAAATGATGAGTTGGCACACAGCTCTATTCGTTTTACCTTGGGTCGTTTTACGACTGAAGAAGAGGTGGATTTCACAATCAAGTTGGTAAAAGAAAAGATTGCCAAGTTGCGCGAGTTATCTCCTTTGTGGGAAATGTACAAAGATGGAATCGACATCAGCACGATTCAATGGGCAGCACATTAA
- the iscU gene encoding Fe-S cluster assembly scaffold IscU translates to MAYSEKVIDHYENPRNVGSFEKGDDSVGTGMVGAPACGDVMKLQIRVNDQGVIEDAKFKTYGCGSAIASSSLVTEWVKGKTLDQALEIKNSLIAEELALPPVKIHCSILAEDAIKAAVADYKEKHPAQ, encoded by the coding sequence ATGGCATATAGCGAAAAGGTCATTGACCACTATGAAAACCCCCGTAACGTTGGCTCATTCGAAAAGGGTGACGATAGCGTAGGTACAGGAATGGTCGGCGCGCCAGCATGCGGCGACGTCATGAAGTTGCAAATTCGTGTGAACGATCAAGGCGTGATCGAAGATGCGAAATTCAAAACCTATGGCTGCGGCTCTGCGATTGCTTCTTCGTCATTAGTTACTGAATGGGTTAAAGGAAAGACCTTGGATCAAGCGCTCGAGATTAAGAACTCCTTGATTGCTGAAGAGTTGGCTTTACCTCCAGTAAAAATTCACTGCTCTATCTTGGCTGAAGATGCTATCAAAGCTGCAGTGGCTGATTACAAAGAAAAGCATCCAGCTCAATAA